TGCCCTCTCCTCCACCGCCTCCTCCAGCATCTCGACCTCCTCTCGCTCCAGGTGAACCATGTCGGAGTTGGAGGAGTGGTTCTCCTCTCCGGCCAGAGCCGCCCCGTCGTTGCTGTCGAGGCTCTTGGCGTCCTCGGCGTCCATGTCGCCCATCGTGGACCAGGACTCTGCCAGCAGGCTCTCGCTCTGCCAGGGCCCAACGCTCTCTGAGTGGGTCGGAGGCAGAGCAGCGGGGCTGGGGCTCAAGGAGCTggcctcctcacctcctccatcccccCTGCTCCACTCGACTGGGGCCTTTCCCTCCAGAATGACAGCTGAacactgcagagacaaaacagaTCCGTTTTAAATTCCCCTTCCTTTGAAAATCAAGTTCTAAACATGTTAATGACACATTTTGAGTGAAAGAAACAGTCAAGACCATCGCTGAGTATGAAAAATGGATTCAGACTGCCAGgctttgtgatgtcacaaacctcaGAAACCAATCCTGTCCGCTTGTGGGTGGGGCTAAGTAGCTGGAAAAGGCTCTGAAGCTCCGGACCAAACTCCCCTAAGTCCTGCAGTAGTGGAGAGTAACTTCATACATTTGTagtttacttgagtatttccatcTCAGTTCTTTTAGTTTTGCCATGAGTGCAGTTCAGTATCTTGGGGAAGACTGGgaatcgaactgccgaccttctggttggaggacaacaAGAATATTTCTTCACATGATGAATTGATATTGTGCAGCACGGCTACACGCTCTCCTGCTCATcaactttattttcttacttgGCTGAGTTCGCGGTGACGTCAGTGACACTGTGACTGGAAAAAGTTGTTCAGGGGCCGCCGTGCAGTACAGTGGCCGTGACTATCTATAGCCTCGACCTGCATATCTTACTATGTTTAGCCACTATATGCATCTCCATCTGTCGCCCACGAGTGGAAGCTATTTCAGAGATTTCACACGCGTGAGAATCCGGCCAACATAAAATGGAAGTGACTTATCCTTCATTACGTCTGAGACATCAAAATTACGTCTGTCCGCCTTTGGTTCGGACCCAAACTTGGATTTTCGCTtaatttctaaattaaaaaatctcAATTTCTAAATGTACTCAAATAATATCACAGTATAAATGGCTTTTTGAATGAATTCAGTTTGAATGTACCTTAGTTGACCCACTTCACCCTCTTGTCACACGTCTCAGCTTTGATTGCAGAAAGGATTCAACCCCCGCCCCCGTCGGCCCCAGAATAGATTTTCTCAACACTCGCTCGTCTCTCACTAATGTTGTATCAGACCCACAACATatggtctgtctgtgtctcctctggtTTCACATCATGTCGCCTAACAAGAACAAATCCTTCGACAGGGGCTTGAGTATCCGTTACATTTACACTCAACCCTATTTGTAAGTCCATCCTACACATTAAGAGCTAATGCTGATTaatgttgtttcctgtttcagttTGTAACATTGCTCTGGAAAACAGAAAGATTAAATGCCAGGAATGAGCTTGAAAGAACTGCTGATGTTTCCATGTCTGAGAGAAATTCGATGAATGTAACCTGCAAAAAAGATGCAGGATAAAAGTCTCCTCTaaatttacattcacacatgcacgcctgtgtttctgttgcGTTGCCTCACAGGGGAAAGTAAACTCGCTCCCTGACAGTTGTGTAACAGTTTGGTGCTTTTCATTCAACTCAGCCTTTGGACTCTGAGACGACAACAGCTCGACACAATCACTAAAAATCGTAATAATCTCTGAATTAGTCTTTGAATCAACATTTCCAGCAATTCAACTAAATCAGCTGATTCTTCACTTGGATGGAGTCATTTATTCAACTGAGCAATCCTCATTTTCTAGCTGTACAATTTCAATAGCGTATATGTGCCACCctgtttacatatatatatatattttcttcatatttccttgtgtttatattgcatgCTCACTTATTTATTGCTTTTACACAAGgtttcttatttttactttccCCTTTGTTGCTGTAACACGGCAAATTTCTCAATTTTGGGACTAATGAGGgattatttgaaatgtaaatatatttctattttattcatgattaattatgaatttaaatatataacccccccccccctgctaaAGGGTTAGCTCCACCCTGAGTCTCCCAGACATCACTGATTTAATGACCCATTAGCTGCCATGTCATCCTTCTACAGAGACAATATGGCAGATTGCAGTGCCACTCTCGGGTAAAGTtgtccacacaaacatttaaaagctttcatacacacacacacacacacacacacacacacacacacacacacacacactgtctgggTCCCTGTCTGCACACAAACCAATCAaccttttcttctctgtgatCCTCCTGTATGTACTGGCCTACTTGAGTAATTGGATTGCCATTGATCCCGTCCGAGAGATAACAGACTCATAGTGAACTGAATGATCAGTGTGATTTAGGCAACgctttctgtgctgctgtgcgATGAAAACAATTTGATGTCAGACACCACGATTTACAAGAGGTCACCTTTCAATGTCAACGTGGGAGACGAAGACAAACCAGCTCCTCGCGTCTgtgcctctgtgctgcagagtgAGATCTTTACCCTTCACCACATCAGTGACCCACAACGACCCCTCTAACCCTGACGTGTTTACATTTGATACACTCATCGCACAAAGGCCTCGAAAAATCAAATCACAGTCTTGATTCTTGCAGCAAAGTGCAATCTTCCTCACTTTTCAGACCTTCCTGTGATTTCAAGCTTTAAAACTTTCTGCAATGTGAACAAAGAGGAATAGTAACGTCCCGGTGTACCTGTGTCCTCCTGGTGCTGTGCTGTGTGAGTCTTTAGATGACGAGCAGAGGCTGGAAATCAAAGTGAGATCCAGACACGAAGCCACGGAATaacagagaggcagacatgCACACTGGAGCTGGCACAGGAATGACAGGATGGACGAGCTgttctgtcgctctctctctctctctctctccctctctctctctctccctccctctgtctctcccccacCCCATTTAAATCCATGACATAACAGTTGGCTGCAGAGGACACAGTTGTGACTTTGCTGTCTGTCCTCAGTGAGAATAAACATGACTAATGGaagtaaatattgaaaaataaatgacagttTAACCGTGAAATCAGACTTTGACCTGTGTGTCCATTGTCTGAGGGGTCGACAGGGGTCAGTGGGTGAGCGTCTCGTTCAGGTCAGTCTTCTGAGTTCATTGTTTACGGCTCAAACAGCAGGTTAAACAGTGTGTGCCAGTGACACTGAGTGGAAAATGCATGTCAGACGGGGAGAGGGGCTATTTCTGAAGCTGAACTTTCCACCTTCTAGTTCCCTCTGCTGGCAAGAGGCATGACAAGACAGGGACCTGCGCCAGGAGGCTCCATGTGGTTCACTATCACAGTATAACAACATATACACTCTCAGCTATTTTTAAGCCTCAAGTTAAAGTTTGTCAATTCACTGCATAAAACACAGTCATAATAAAACACTTTCTTTTATATcatataatagaaataatatagaataaaaatatgacATTGGACTTACGTTTCATGCCATTAACCATAAAAAGATTACATGcaaaacatataataataataacaacacataataataatactaacgTGATATATGGAGtacttttcaacacaaagtacaaagtactacacaacaggaaaacaaatggttaaaatacagaaggaagtacatgaataataataatatcatcccaagtaaattaaagaaaatgcctgtcatatattattattatatctatTAATTATAAGAAACGttgttcatatatttttttttcatggaaaACTAAAACgcaaataataaaagataatgcAACCTCAATGAAAACGGAACGAGATGTCATCTTAAGTAGTAATGTtgtgaatattatatatatatattattattataatttactATCATGAAATCGACAGTAAACCTTCAATAGAAACgtcaaattaaatatatattaattactattttcttcttctgcactgAGGTAAGCGCCTCTCTGGCTCTCGCACCTGATTGGCCGCTGGGCCGGAAGTAAACATCATGTGACCTCGGGCAATCAGCTGACCCTCCGTAGACATCTTTGAGAGTCACGACTGCGGCGATTAATTCAAAGCTCTTCCTCTGAGACTCTCCGGTAAATAAAGCTCCGACAAAAACTCACATTACTCGATTCTATTCGCACGTTCGTAGACGAtgctcccctgtgtgtgtgtgcgggtgcgTTTGATTCGTGTGTCATTCGGTGTTTTCCTCTTGTGTGGCAGGACCCGGGCGGATCTTCTTGACAACTGCAGCCATGGCGCTCAGCGATGCCGACGTTCAGAAGCAGGTAACGAAGCGACTTCACCTTCAGCACGACACGATTCAAACGTCCACATCCGACTAGCGGGTGAAACGCAGCACGCGCCGGGTTTCCTCTTGTCATCACGCGGGCTCAGTGTTTCCACCGGCGGCCGTTTTCATTGAAAACGAGCGTCTGTGCAGGAGGATGACATTGACAGCGTAAGCTAGCACCGAACCAAACACGAGCCACTCCACCAGTTTAGCTGCTGGTTTTTAGAAATGAGAAATAAAGTGGTGGTGGAAATAAGAAGCCATTTTGTGTCCAGTGTTGTGTGGAGGTTGTAGCTGGGACGTGGAGGCTCATATTTCCACCTGATCACATGATGAACACATGTCAGGGGCCTGATGAGGAACTGGGGTGAGCTTCAGGCAGAGGGAAACAAAACTACACAAGCTAATGTAAAACTACACGAGCTACTGTGAAGCTAAATAGGCTAATTATCTGCTTCATTCTGGGGTTTACAAGTCATACATGTGTGAAAGTAAACCAGCGGAACTATTTCTCATCGGGGTGTGAGAAACTGCATCAGTCacttcacagcaacacaacaaaactcTGCTTTCATTATGAGGAAAGCTGCCATCCAGTGTGTCAACAGGACACAATGTACAACAGGACACAACATACAACAGGACACAACATGCAACATACAACCGGACACAACGTACAACAGGACACAACATGCAACAGGACACATCATGCAACAGGACACATCATGCAACAGGACACATCATGCAACAGGACACATCATGCAACAGGACACAACATGCAACCTGCAACAGGACACAACCTGCAACAGGACACAACGTGCAACAGGACACAACGTGCAACCGGACACAACGTACAACATACAACCGGACACAACATACAGCATGCAACAGGACACAACGTGCAACAGGACACAACATACAACCGGACACAACAACAGCATGCAACAGGACACAACATGCAACAGGACACAACAtgcaacatacaacatacaaccggacacaacatacaacatacaacaggacacaacacacaacacacaacatacaaccGGACACAACAtgcaacacacaacatacaaccggacacaacacacaacaggacACAACATTCATGAACTCATATTATATTTCAAAGTCCTCCGTCTACCTGGAGGAAAAATATATTCTGTGTttgtaaagttttattcattcagtttatttcAGTCCATACAATCAAGTCATTCGACATAactattatatttaataattattttcattttaaagttatttatttttaaggcTCCTGAGTGAAGGATGTGGTAGTTTTCACtctaaacagtaaaacattttacaaatcaatTGTCACTGagtttgcacaatgcataagtattatattaatatttgtttaacttttgtattgctattgatgaaaatagtgtgtgtatatatatatatacacacacacacacatacatacactcaCCGGTGGAAATGACATTTGACCTTGCTCGGTTTGTCCAATGTGACccaaaactgacattttttgCTAACTGATTAACTGAGATTTCTGCTACGTTCATATTGTGTgtttcacaaaaagaaaaaccgaTGGAATTTTCAgcctttattttattatttatctatttgttgCTCATTGGATTATATTTTTAAGTAGGTAAAAGCCTCGTCTGAAAtcaaaaaaacagtttttggcTCATTTGTTTTGACCCATGAGCAGCAAGTAGAAATAGTTTTGTCTcgagatataaaatataatttacttATAATAAAACTTCACGATTCAACATAATCCCTGCGggcactttcaaaataaagttaatccattaaagaaaatgaattggTTCGTCCACTGAGagttggtggttcgatccccggctcctccaatCCATTTGAACTGAACCTCAAATTGCTGtgcctgcagtgtgtgaatggtcaCTGGTGTATGATATAAAAATTAACCATTTACAGCTTCAGTTTGAGGAAGTCAAATAACAATTTGGGAAGtgggttcttttttttattgtgaaacatccagaatattttttttcacccaGATCGTCCGAAGAGTCTTTGGTGATCCTGGAAAAACCCTGCTGTGGTTTGGAATGTGTCACAGGAGGCAGATTCAGAGGCTAAAACCTGACAAATCCTGCTTTGgtggaaacacatttaatatattttttaagtgaCTCTTAATGTTTCTCTTGTTTATGTCTCGCAGATCAAGCACATGATGGCCTTCATCGAGCAGGAGGCCAACGAGAAGGCAGAGGAAATTGATGCAAAGGTataaacacacgtgcacatcagCTCtagacatttttcatttgaggTTTTAGACAGTTTTATCCCTTTTGTGAATGAGTCAGCAGCGGAGTGACGGGAAAGAATCAGAAGTCACCAGCTCAACTTGAACTGGTCATCGTCAGCACCTTCAGTCCCAGAGGGTGTCTGACTAATCCGTCTCCAATGTTTGGAAAACACGAATAAAACCTATTCACCCCAATCTTTGCACAAGGGTTCATTAAATCCAGGCCTGTAATGTTGCACTTATGTCCTTTCAGAGTTAGAAGTTTATTGTAGCGCCCCCAACTGACCAGGCAGTGTAGAAAGTTGCCAACACACAGAGCCAAATAcagttacatttattttaagcttCAAgagtatgtttttctttctagcTGCAAAAGatatatattcataataaaatgttcttttggACCAAAATAAGGTAATGAAATATTATgtataataacaacaacactaaAAGGAACTTTCAGGGTTAACACAATAATTTGATAAATTTATTATACAtcatagtttattttgtttgtttgggttttggGTTGTTAGTTTGGttaggaaataaaaagacaacgTTTCCTTGTGTTCAGGGAAGCTGGACACTTgataaacaaattaacaaagaaacaaaaaaaatgtgtagtTCCAGCCGTAGTTATACATATTAACATAGTTGTGACGTATTATAGATCACCAGGCCGTGCAGATGTTTTATGGACACACTTTAATTCTTAATTCTGGTGTTGTAACGGAAGATCCCTGCCGCCTCTGAGTGAACTGTGTCTCCCCCTGCAGGCGGAAGAGGAGTTCAACATCGAGAAGGGCCGTCTGGTCCAAACTCAGAGGCTGAAGATAATGGAGTACTacgagaagaaagagaagcaaatcgagcagcagaagaaaatgtGAGTCATGACGAGACCTCACAGGACACAGCGAGTCCTGCCTTCCGTTTTCAGAACAAAGAAATGACTGTGTGATGCCAAGTTcctgtgattttatttatttggcttATCCCACAATGACTCTTTTGTGTCTCCTGGGTTTTCACAGCAACAAGCATAGCTCCCTTAGTAATCTAAACAGAGTGTTTTATCTGTCAACATTACAGTCAAATGTCCAACCTGATGAACCAGGCTCGCCTGAAGGTCCTGAAGGCCCGAGATGACATGATCTCCGTAAGACGCTGAACACCATCCTGTTGATGTGCTGAAATATTTAATGTACAtaaaggagcaggagaaggagattaataaatgattctgtgtaaatgatgaaacatttgtgtgtctggATCAACAGGAAATGCTGAATGAGGCTCGCCAGCGGCTCGCTAATGTCGCAAAAGACCCGGCGAGGTATCCATCTCTCTTGGATGGATTGATCCTACAGGTTCGTTTGCACTCTCACTTTACATAAAGCATGTGCACTCAGTtaccactttattaggtacagcTACCTATAGTGTAACAACCTAATAAAACAGTGCTGCAACAAATCCTGATGTTCGGCTTACGTCGAAACAGTTGCACAGGCTAAGTCAACTTAATGGTGGTTAAATTGTTTGCGTTTTACAGACAGATTTATTTCAATTCTTCCATACTTCAAAGTGTACATGTAACTCCCTCTAAAGCTGTGATGCTCAACCCAGGGGTCCCAAGATATTTACTGGGCATCACCAGATGgttgtggaaaaaaatattttaatatattcaaaataaaatcacatgttttagatttttatgaGCATTTTTTTACCTTAAACTTTCTGTACCAGTGATATGatgctttaaaatgtatattattgcATGTGATTGTCTGATTGTAGTTGTTGTGGGTTGTGGCTCAATAAGTGGAAAGAACCACTCCTCATAACCGTAATGTTCAGAGGAGTGGTAGGGAAGGGAAGATAAATAAAAGGACTGTTGAATATACTGCTTTTGTTTTAGCTATGTGTACCTAACAAACTGGCACCTGAGTgtgtattatgtatttatatgataAGACTGTGTTGACGTCAGAAACTGTTTTATAATCTCTTACACCAGGGATTCTATCAGCTTCTGGAGCCCAAGGTGACGATTCGCTGCCGCAAACAGGACGTGCAGCTGGTACAGGTGAGTGAAGTCAGCGAGTGCACGTTCAGACTCGTCAGGgtaaacatcaaataaaatagGTGAGAACTAAAGTATGTCATGACCCCTTTTAACATCTAAATCAGTTTACACGAAGCCTTGTCAGCTGCAAGGATTTGTCTCCTTCTCCCCAAATAACTGTCACTGCCCAGTGAATCAAAATGAATCACATTAAGACAAAAATATCCGTGAAAAGCTCCTCGGTGGCTTTGCTGCTTTTGATAGGAACACGCTAATTACGTGGGCACTGAGGAAAcggctgcaggagcacaggtgcTGCGGCATGTAGCATGTATGACGGGTCGGGTCGCGGGTCGTATGATAACGGGTCCGGGCAGGTACCAGGTTTTACTTGGAGGTAATTGCGGATAACGGGTCAAGCTAGGTACAGAGCTTTGcaatgtgatttaaaatgtcatagGTGCATGTAATAAGACATATTAGCAGAGGAAATTGATTCTTTAGTGTGTGAGATGAGTATAAATGAGATTTCCCTGTGACTCTTCTCTCAGGCGTCCATCCAGAGGAACATTCCCATCTATAAAGCAGGCGTGAAGAGCAACCTGGAGACCCGCATCGACCAGGACAACTTCCTCTCCCCAGACATGTGAGCACCGTCACACTGGAAACTTAAATCAAACCTCGCACGGGGAAAAATTGCTCCGCAATGTTTTtagcatctttttttaaatgttgacgTCTCCGGATGTGATGTTTCTCCTCTCGCAGCTCTGGAGGGATTGAGATCTATAACAGCAACGGGAAGATCAAGGTGGCCAACACTCTGGAGAGCAGACTGGACCTCATGGCTCAGCAGGTAAGAAACAGAGATGGCTCATATTCAATCCTCCTTTTTATCCCTGTGTAAATATGCCTcgaacattttttttatttatctatcagCATATTAAATAGTGTCttggttttgtctttgacaGGTTTTTTATGTCTAAACTATTTACATGTCCTATGTATTTTGCCGCTCGTCTCTTGAgtacattaataaataaataaatcaaccagcagcagcaaacaacaCCTGACGTGGTTAAATATTGTCTCCGCTTAAAGTGATGTATAACAAACAAGGAATTTAGAGCTCACACATCCTCCAAGTCCAAACAGGTCCCTTGTATTTGATCAGCtccaccaaattacacactcatacatatccGTCACCCAAATATGCCTGGTTTCCCAAGATCCATGAACCCTTTGGTGAAGAgtttgagagaaaacacaacatccttggTGAAAGTAAAATGTCACATTCCTGTACATGTACTGTTCAGCTGGAGACGGTCGACAAGCTGTCATCTGGTGAATCAACTCTAAATGGTTTGGTCACATTCACTCGTAGTTTCATAGTTTTCAACTGTCCCTTCATTCATTCGATGACATCAGGTGTGTTAATGATTTTACTCCACATTTAGTTTAATTCTTTCTCCAGTCTGTCCTGGTTCAATGAAGCAGAGCGGACTTTAAGGTCAACAGACGTTTAATGGTCTGAAATTGAATTaccatttaaaataaaccaagCGAAGCACTGAACAAACAGCGCCACTAACAAAGGTTAGTGGCGCTCTCACGTTACCAGAACCGTAAACTTAACATGTGGGTAAAGTGACATCACTTGCCTCAATGTGGAGatactgatgtttttttaaatatttcatgtgtcGTCTTATTAATTTAAAGCtttgtttaattcatatttCACCCTGTTTACTCTCAGGAGGGGGAAACCTGAGCTCTCTTTTCCAAGTGTGAAGAGTTTTCATCatattaaaactaatattttacactttagtGCTTAAATACAACTGAAACGAGCGATCagtgtagaaacagaaaaattCAACTAACTTGATAGTCGATTAATAATTTATGGTTGTTGAatgaatgattaaaaacattccCTTCTTCCAGCGTCTCTGATGTTAGTATTATCATAACAGTCTGATTTCCGTTCTCTTATATAAGAATCAACCGAgcatctttgggttttggacaaaaacaattttattACGTCAATGATGAATGacatttttccttcttttcatcCGGGTCCggtgtttttaatttcttcttttatcGATCAAGCAGATAATCTGAAGATGAATCCACGATGACCATCATCTCTTTTAGCCTCCTGCTCATACACACGTTTTCTTCTGTGTCCGCAGATGATGCCTGAAGTCCGAGTGGCTCTGTTTGGCGCCAACCCAAACCGCAAGTTCCTGGACTGAGTCGCTGtatcagaggaaaacaaaaatcccctttttatttcttatgttgTCAAATGAAAGACGTCATTCCTCGTGTCTGCGATGCGACGGAATCTCCGACGAAGAAGAGACGCgttgttgttgtgtgatgtgttgCTGTATTTTTCTGTGCATTAAGGGACGAGATAAACACTGCAACTTAAAATTACAGATGtgcatcatcatcctcctcctcctcatcctcgaAGGTACTGCACAGCTGTGATGGTTTACTCCCCCCTCCGAGGGTCTCGGTTTACACTGATGAGTCGGGGATGGCTGGATGTTTTAACAGGTCGCCCTCTAATTGAATCAGGCTTCATGACACGCACACGTCATCTGTGTGTCAGCTCTCCCTC
The sequence above is a segment of the Hippoglossus stenolepis isolate QCI-W04-F060 chromosome 22, HSTE1.2, whole genome shotgun sequence genome. Coding sequences within it:
- the LOC118101309 gene encoding V-type proton ATPase subunit E 1 → MALSDADVQKQIKHMMAFIEQEANEKAEEIDAKAEEEFNIEKGRLVQTQRLKIMEYYEKKEKQIEQQKKIQMSNLMNQARLKVLKARDDMISEMLNEARQRLANVAKDPARYPSLLDGLILQGFYQLLEPKVTIRCRKQDVQLVQASIQRNIPIYKAGVKSNLETRIDQDNFLSPDISGGIEIYNSNGKIKVANTLESRLDLMAQQMMPEVRVALFGANPNRKFLD